The following proteins come from a genomic window of Purpureocillium takamizusanense chromosome 13, complete sequence:
- a CDS encoding uncharacterized protein (EggNog:ENOG503PH7I), whose amino-acid sequence MAATYHDQNTAVLGRKLLESQKYVGGDMFMMAFVQPAAVPNRFAYPDDHHVKGLNAETLAKIQLPGPPWLSAPEYAPFLRDAEPLSPYIFFSPNISLYNQQINASEWANQWFFMTGRVHSYHGPLS is encoded by the coding sequence ATGGCTGCCACTTACCATGATCAGAACACGGCCGTCCTCGGACGGAAACTCTTGGAAAGCCAGAAGTATGTCGGAGGAGACATGTTCATGATGGCCTTTGTTCAGCCTGCCGCTGTCCCAAACAGATTCGCCTACCCAGACGACCATCACGTGAAGGGACTCAACGCCGAAACCCTCGCCAAGATCCAACTTCCGGGCCCCCCGTGGCTGTCCGCGCCAGAGTACGCCCCTTTCCTACGAGACGCTGAACCCCTCTCGCCGTACATCTTCTTCAGCCCCAACATCTCCTTGTACAATCAGCAGATAAACGCGTCCGAGTGGGCAAACCAGTGGTTTTTCATGACCGGCCGTGTTCACTCGTACCACGGGCCTTTGTCGTGA